From Solanum lycopersicum chromosome 8, SLM_r2.1, the proteins below share one genomic window:
- the LOC101262548 gene encoding probable aspartic proteinase GIP2, with translation MYINSNIYTLKSFKFTMYSSCYFYLFHFCLLFITCLAQTNFHPKTFFLAVKQDPSTLQYITEIQQRTPLVPVKLAVHVGGENLWVDCQTGFKSSTYKPARCNSRQCNLARSTSCGDCKTKNKTRPGCNSNACYNIVSNPALNNTFYSGAEIAEDVMTIQSINGSNTGPESRGPVVTIPNFIFSCSPCFLTQNLGKDVKGMIGFGQQSSVSFVTQLASVFKFSRQFAICLSASPQENGIIFIGHRPYLFALGFDASQDLFYTPIIRSSPEYYLHVSSIRINAKTLPLNNTLLSLGGTRISTAVPYTVLEPSIYDTVSKAFISEMPENVKTVSPVAPFKTCFNSSFIGISRLGYNAPGIYFVLHDPNVFWTITGANSLLLVKQGVFCLAFVEGKKALGEAIVIGSYQMQNNLVEFDLPRRRIGFTNSLFFRQMMCSDQFYTS, from the coding sequence ATGTACATCAACTCCAATATTTACACTCTAAAATCATTCAAATTCACAATGTATTCCTCTTGCTACTTCTATCTCTTCCATTTTTGTTTACTTTTCATCACTTGTCTAGCTCAAACCAATTTTCATCCTAAAACATTCTTCCTTGCAGTGAAACAAGACCCTTCAACTCTCCAATACATCACAGAAATTCAACAACGAACACCTCTAGTCCCCGTTAAACTCGCGGTCCACGTTGGTGGCGAAAACCTATGGGTGGATTGCCAAACGGGCTTCAAAAGCTCAACGTACAAGCCCGCTCGTTGCAATTCAAGGCAATGCAATCTCGCAAGATCAACATCTTGCGGAGATTgcaaaaccaaaaataaaaccCGGCCCGGTTGCAATAGCAACGCGTGTTATAACATTGTGTCCAACCCGGCTCTGAATAATACTTTCTACTCTGGTGCTGAAATCGCGGAGGATGTTATGACAATCCAATCCATTAACGGATCCAATACGGGCCCTGAATCCCGCGGGCCGGTTGTAACTATCCCGAATTTCATCTTCAGCTGCTCTCCATGTTTTTTAACCCAAAATTTAGGCAAAGATGTTAAAGGAATGATTGGATTTGGACAGCAAAGTTCAGTATCATTTGTTACTCAACTTGCATCCGTTTTTAAATTCAGCAGACAATTTGCTATTTGCTTGAGTGCATCACCTCAAGAAAATGGAATCATTTTTATTGGACATAGGCCTTATCTCTTTGCACTTGGCTTTGACGCCTCGCAAGATCTTTTCTACACACCTATCATTCGCTCCTCGCCAGAGTATTACCTTCATGTATCTTCCATAAGAATTAACGCGAAAACATTGCCATTGAATAACACATTACTCTCATTAGGCGGGACGAGAATCAGTACGGCAGTTCCTTATACTGTACTGGAGCCTTCTATATACGATACTGTAAGTAAAGCTTTTATCAGCGAAATGCCGGAAAACGTGAAAACAGTATCTCCAGTAGCACCTTTTAAAACTTGTTTTAACTCGTCGTTTATTGGTATATCGCGCCTTGGATACAATGCACCTGGAATTTATTTTGTTCTCCATGATCCGAATGTGTTTTGGACAATTACTGGAGCGAATTCATTGTTATTGGTAAAACAGGGAGTGTTTTGCCTAGCGTTTGTTGAAGGGAAAAAAGCATTGGGAGAAGCGATTGTTATCGGTAGTTATCAAATGCAGAACAATCTTGTGGAATTTGATCTACCTAGAAGAAGAATTGGGTTTACGAATTCTCTTTTTTTCCGTCAGATGATGTGTTCGGATCAATTCTATACTTCTTAA
- the LOC101262240 gene encoding probable aspartic proteinase GIP2, translating to MKLFPMSSTKYYIFLFNFLLITSTTLSKSNFQPKTLFLLVKKDPSTLQYITQIHQRTPLVPLKLALNLGGESLWVDCQNGHKSSTYKPARCESAQCDLAWSTSCGNCYENDTFLPICNSCYNVVSNPVTSTIGEIADDVLTIQSINGSIPGPAAIVPNFIFSCPPTTSNLTQNLGKNVKGMVGFGQQSPVSFATQFASIFKFSRQFAICLSSSTKRNGVIFIGHSPYFISLAFDASRDLIYTPIITQQRFVTITYPHYISVIRPSPEYYIQVNSVRINGKTLPLNKTLLSLDENEEGGTRISTNVPYTELEPSIYDIVSKAFINEMPKEVTKVPSVQPFKTCFDSTYIGVSRLGYDAPEINIVFQKQSVYWTIIGSNSLVKVKEGVICLAFVERKEARGQAIVVGGYQMQDNLIEFDLSRRRIGFSNSLFYRQTMCANHNYA from the coding sequence ATGAAATTATTTCCCATGTCATCGACCAAGtactatatttttctctttaattttcttctCATCACATCCACTACTTTATCAAAATCCAATTTCCAACCCAAAACTTTGTTCCTATTAGTCAAAAAAGATCCATCCACCCTACAATACATTACTCAAATTCACCAAAGAACACCTCTTGTCCCTCTTAAACTAGCCCTCAATCTTGGTGGTGAAAGCCTATGGGTTGATTGTCAAAATGGCCACAAAAGCTCAACGTACAAGCCCGCGCGTTGCGAATCAGCGCAATGTGATCTTGCCTGGTCAACATCATGTGGAAATTGTTATGAGAATGACacattcttaccaatttgcaACTCGTGCTATAACGTTGTTTCAAATCCTGTTACCTCCACTATAGGTGAAATCGCGGACGATGTTTTGACAATTCAATCAATTAACGGGTCAATTCCAGGACCCGCTGCAATTGTCCCAAATTTCATCTTTAGTTGTCCTCCTACTACATCCAATTTAACACAAAATTTAGGCAAAAATGTTAAAGGAATGGTTGGTTTTGGGCAGCAAAGTCCAGTCTCATTTGCTACTCAATTTGCATCAATTTTCAAATTCAGTAGGCAATTTGCCATTTGTTTAAGCTCATCAACTAAACGAAACGGTGTAATTTTCATCGGACATAGCCCTTATTTCATTAGCCTTGCGTTCGATGCATCGCGAGATCTAATCTACACACCTATAATCACCCAACAACGTTTCGTTACCATTACCTACCCACATTATATAAGCGTCATTCGCCCCTCGCCAGAGTATTACATCCAAGTTAATTCCGTTAGAATTAACGGAAAAACTTTACCATTAAACAAAACACTACTCTCGTTAGACGAAAACGAAGAAGGCGGAACGAGAATCAGCACGAACGTTCCGTATACTGAATTAGAGCCGTCTATTTACGATATCGTAAGTAAAGCTTTTATTAATGAAATGCCTAAAGAAGTTACAAAGGTACCCTCAGTGCAACCTTTTAAAACTTGTTTCGACTCGACATATATTGGTGTGTCACGCCTAGGTTACGATGCACCTGAAATTAATATCGTATTTCAGAAACAAAGTGTTTATTGGACGATTATTGGATCGAATTCGCTAGTAAAAGTCAAGGAAGGTGTTATATGTTTAGCATTTGTTGAACGAAAAGAAGCAAGGGGACAAGCAATTGTTGTTGGTGGATATCAAATGCAAGACAATCTTATAGAATTTGATTTATCGAGGAGAAGAATTGGTTTTAGTAATTCACTTTTTTATCGTCAAACTATGTGTGCAAATCATAATTATGCTTAG